Below is a window of Oncorhynchus clarkii lewisi isolate Uvic-CL-2024 chromosome 19, UVic_Ocla_1.0, whole genome shotgun sequence DNA.
CTGGAAGTGAGTTACATTTACATaatatagcagacactcttatccagagtgacttacaggagcaattagggttaagtgtcttgctcaaggacaattgacagatttttcaactagtcggctcagggatttgaaccagcgacttTTCAGTTACTGGACCAATGCTcgtaaccgctaggctacctactgcaaatttacattaacacacacactacagtattTGATACTGACCTTGAATTGACCTTGATCTGAGTTATGTGACTGTCTTACAATCTTAATACAAGCTCTATGTAAAGCCTGTGAATACTATCCGTAGGTTTAAATATTTGTTGTTGAtttattttcttctctctctgtttaatcTCTAGAAGCACTACAGTGGAGAACCGTATTCCTCCGACCATGTGGGAGGCCGAGTGCAGCTCTATGTACTGTGTCTACCCCACCAACAGAAGCCAGTACATGCGCTACAGGCAGAACTCTGTACCTATCTACCAGCAGGTCATGGTACTCTACACTTCAGCCACCAGGAAGTGCTACAGCGCCTCCTTCCTGTCTGTGGCCGTGGGGTGCACCTGTGCCTGGGCAAGGACTACTTGATGTAGCCTGCAGTACACTACATCTATGGCCTTACTTTGTTTGGTTATTCATTTAATTCAATCCAAATGTAATGTATTTTAATTTAAAGTAACTAGGGAGGTCCAACATTTGTTAATCCCACTAAGCAGAAGAATTGACTGTGAATAGTTGAGTAGAATTCAAGAAAAAGATCCCCATTGACATATGTTCTATTTGagcaataaaaacatttttaaaacccATTTGTCTTAAACCTTTtgaaatatattattttttgAAGTAGAATAGAATGTCCAGTCCATTCATCAGAATTGAAAAATCAGCAGTAGAAGTTACTAGGGAAATCTCACTACAATTTAAAGAATGTCTCATGACTGATTATCCTCGTGGTCTGCAGTTTGTGTTTGGGAGGAAAATAAGCATAATTGGAAACAAATTCTTACATTCATTAAGAAAAGGAGACTCATTGTTTTATTAAGCTGACTAAGAGCTATGAGGTAGAACATACCGTCTgttacccgtgtgtgtgtgtgtgtgtgtgtgtgtgtgtgtgtgtgtgtgtgtgtgtgtgagagagagagagagagagagagagagatggccaaGCAAAATAGATCCCTATAATGAGGGACTGATGTCTGGGATCGGTGGGAGTGAAATGTTGATACACATAAAGTTGCAGTCAGTAGTCAGAGGTGGGAGAGTCCAGAAAGGGAGAGTTTCAGGTTAGTTCCTTTGTCCTTCTCTCACCTCTGTGGAACAGCAGCCTATACTTGTTATATATGTGTTAAAAGGGGGAATTCAAAGTTCTGTTTTATTAGGTTTGTTTCTCCTACATCCACTTTTAACATGTTTCTTCAGGGCTTTCTGGTTTAGTTTATAGTAGACATCTACAAGTATGTCTTCTGCTAACTGTTATTCACAAGGTTGAGTTCCTGGTTTGGTCACTGTGAGCATATGTAACCAGATTAGTCAGCAGCATGTTGATGTTGATATTGATTTGAAAGAGGAGCATTATATGGCAGAGGATACACCAGAGGCATGAGAAGTCTAGTAAAATGTTTGTCCAATGACAGTTATGTCTGTAAATGTACAATCATGTACACCTCTTATTGTGTTATCCTATTTTTTGGGCAAAGCATGCATCTCATCAAATTCGACCAAACTCAGTATGACAACACAGTTACCAACCTGCTGTCCTTCCCTCTACAGACAGaccccctcacctcacctcaaACCTCCTCACAGGTGCCCCATTCTCCTTACCCCCTCATTCCCTCTGCCCCCAATTCCACCATGCCCAgtatatctgtctccctctccctaaaACCCATGagttccctctcctccttcctctcctctctgtcttctcttccccACACCGTCAGAGACACTGAGGTCCCCCTTCTCTTCCGTGAGCCCTACATCCTGTCTGGCTACCGGCCCGTGGGCCATTCCTGGAGCTTCTACTTCCTcagcctcttccagatacacAATGAGACAATCAACGTGTGGAGCCACTTGCTGGCCGGAGTCTGCGTTGCCCTGAGGTTCTCTGTGTTTGCTGTGATGTGTGGAGGGGTACTTCAATACTTTTTTGTGTAATTCAGTGtgtgttagggttagatttagatGAATTTTGTATGTATGCATTTGTATGTGCGTATTTGTGTCCAAAATAATGCAACACAATTACTGCAGATTTAAACCTTTTATTTAAACCTCATCACCCTTCCTAAGGGTCTCGTGGGCCTGACCCTGAATGGACCAGACGGGCTGGGTCTTTACCTGGACCTGGCCTGTCTACCACTGGTCTACTACGTCCTGTCTCTTCTGACCTACTTGTGCTGCAGCGCTACAGCCCACCTGCTCCAGTCCCACTCCGAGCTGGCCCACTATGCCCTATTCTTCCTGGACTATGTGGGAGTGGCTGTGTACCAGTATGGCTGTGCCCTGGCTCTATACTTCTACAGCTCTGATCCCGCATGGAGACGCAGTCGAGTAGGAGAGGTGGGGAATGAGTGAATGAGGGAGTCAAtgagtgaatgagtgaatgaATGAGTGGACAAAGGAACAAAGTTACGAACAAACCTCTCCTCTGTTAGGTGTTCCTCCCTGCAGCAGCTCTCCTGGCTTGGTTGTCCTGTGCCTGCTGCTGCTTTGCCAAACTCAGTTACCGCCACCCATACCCACTCCATCGTAAGCTGTGCCAGGTCGTGCCAACCGGTCTGGCGTACCTGCTAGACAGCAGTCCTGTGGCACATAGACTGGTCAGCAGGACCTGGGGAGACGACCCTGCTATGACCCTACACGCAATACaggtgagcgagagggagagagagagggggaatgatggagaaagagatagagaagaTTGAGGTTGGGGAGAGGTTTCTGCACAATCTGACACTCTGATGTCACACACAGGTGTTGCTGTTCCTCCTGGCAGCGTTCTTCTTCTCCTGTCCCATGCCTGAGCGTTTCTTTCCTGGGCACTGTGACATCATCGGCCACGGGCACCAGCTcttccacttcctcctctccctctgcacGCTGACCCAACAGGAAGCTGTGTTTGAGGACTTCCTGTCCCGGCGGGCGTCCCTGACGAGGGAGTATGGGGAGTGCCGCCTACTGGTGGCAGCCGTGTCATTTCCTGCCCTGGTGTTCTGTAGCGTGCTGACAGCTGTGGTCATGAGGAGATTGGTGGAGAGGAGGCTGAGGAAGGAGGACAGTtggggggaggaggtagagagaggatagagagtgggagaaagagagatctgGTGTAAGGTAGAacgaaggggaagagagggtaaaaggggaaggagagagagatttggggATTGTAAAGATTAATTCTTATACATTATAAGGCCTTCATACGATGACTTGATATCTAGCTTTTATGGTCACTTATTTGTTTTGAACATAATTCACTGGTGATCATAGGCTTATGTACGTTGTTGTCTCATTTGTAGTGTGCATCTTTGGCCATAGGGAGGCAGTGTCTACTGTCATTACTATCTACTGCAGGGAGAGTTGTGATTTGTGAAGCAAAGATGAATACTTTTACTCCAAGCACATTCATGCTGTGATTATGTTCCTATTGAGAAGCATTTCACAATTTCACGCTGTTTAGGCTCACTCTGTTTAGGCTCACTCTGTTTAGGCTCACTCTGTTTAGGCTCACTCTGTTTAGGCTCACTCTGTTTAGGCTCACTCTGTTTAGGCTCACTCTGTTTAGGCTCACTCTGTTTAGGCTCACTCTGTTTAGGTTCACTCTGTTTAGGTTCACTCTGTTTAGGTTCACTCTGTTTAGGTTCACTCTGTTTAGGTTCACTCTGTTTAGGTTCACTCTGTTTAGGTTCACTCTGTTTAGGTTCACTCTGTTTAGGTTCACTCTGTTTAGGCTCACTCTGTTTAGGCTCACTCTGTTTAGGCTCACTCTGTTTAGGCTCACTCTGTTTAGGCTCACTCTGTTTAGGCTCACTCTGTTTAGGCACACGTTGTTTAGCTTCACACTGTTTAGGTTCACTCTATTTAGGTTCACGTTGTTTAGGTTCACGTTGTTTAGGTTCACGCTGTTTAGGTTCACGCTGTTTAGGTTCACGCTGTTTAGGTTCACGCTGTTTAGGTTCACGCTGTTTAGGTTCACGCTGTTTAGGTTCACGCTGTTTAGGTTCACGCTGTTTAGGTTCACGCTGTTTAGGTTCACGCTGTTTAGGTTCACGCTGTTTAGGTTCACGTTGTTTAGGTTCACACTGTTT
It encodes the following:
- the LOC139374466 gene encoding membrane progestin receptor beta-like — encoded protein: MHLIKFDQTQYDNTVTNLLSFPLQTDPLTSPQTSSQVPHSPYPLIPSAPNSTMPSISVSLSLKPMSSLSSFLSSLSSLPHTVRDTEVPLLFREPYILSGYRPVGHSWSFYFLSLFQIHNETINVWSHLLAGVCVALRFSVFAVMCGGGLVGLTLNGPDGLGLYLDLACLPLVYYVLSLLTYLCCSATAHLLQSHSELAHYALFFLDYVGVAVYQYGCALALYFYSSDPAWRRSRVGEVFLPAAALLAWLSCACCCFAKLSYRHPYPLHRKLCQVVPTGLAYLLDSSPVAHRLVSRTWGDDPAMTLHAIQVLLFLLAAFFFSCPMPERFFPGHCDIIGHGHQLFHFLLSLCTLTQQEAVFEDFLSRRASLTREYGECRLLVAAVSFPALVFCSVLTAVVMRRLVERRLRKEDSWGEEVERG
- the LOC139374224 gene encoding interleukin-17A-like gives rise to the protein MELKSNVSKYLVVCCVSVLLDLTMAKGMKVTNERCNETLIIPSDFYKIPTDESEGNGNIHTRSLSPWTWKSTTVENRIPPTMWEAECSSMYCVYPTNRSQYMRYRQNSVPIYQQVMVLYTSATRKCYSASFLSVAVGCTCAWARTT